The Acidimicrobiales bacterium genome contains the following window.
CGACAACTGCCCGATCGCCTCACCGGTGTCACGACGCCGCAACGCCGCGAACACCACCAACCCCGCCAACACCACGACCACGGGAACGACGATCACCAGCGGGTTCATAAGGGCACCTCGGATTCCACTCGGGTCTGGGGCCCGACGGGCCCCGTGCCATCTGTACGGGGCCGGGCCCGCACCTGGATGGTGCCCGACCGGAGGTGAAAACCGGCGAAACCCGAGCGTGTGTGACCGATGTCAATCGGCGAGCGGGACCCCGTTCGCGTCGGTGAGGAAGTTCTCGTTCTTGACGAGGATGAGGATCCCCTCGACGAGCCCCCAGATCGACCCCAGGCCACAGGTGAAGACGGTGACCAGGATCTGGATGATCCCGATGTTGGTGTACCCGAGGTAGAAGCGGTGGACGCCGAAGCCGCCGAGGAGGATGCCGAGGATCCCGGCGGCCATCCTGGACTTGGGTTGCACGCCGGGCGGGACGTAGCCGGCGGCCGCCGGGTAGCCGGCGGGGGCGGTGTACGCGGTGGCTGGCGCGGCGGCCGGCGCGTACGCACCGGCCGCGGCGGTGTCGTACCCCGGGCTGTACCCCGGCTGGGACTCGGGCGGGTACCACCAGCCGTCGGAGGCCTGCCACCACCCGGGTTCGCCGGGAGGCTGGGCCATGGGCCCGCGGGCCCCGACCGCCTCGGTGGCCGTCGGGATCGGTTCGGTGGGCGGGGGCGTCGGAACGGGCGAGGGCTCCGGCGGTGTGGGGATGGGCTCGATCGGCGGGGGTGCAGGGATCGGCTCGGTGGGCGGGGGTGCCGGGACGGGCGCGGGCTCCGGCGGCGTGGGGATCGGTTCGGTGGGCGGGGGCGTCGGGACGGGCGCGGGCTCCGAGGGCGCAGGGGTGTCAGCCACCGGGGAGGTCTCGCTCGCCCGGGCGGCCTCGGGGGAGACCTGGCTGAAGGGGATGGGCTCCCCCGCGGCGCCGTCCTCGGGCGTCGGCTCGGTCGGTTGGTCGGTCATCTCGACACCTCCGGATCGCGTCGGGACCGGGTCGCGACGTCGCACCGACGTTAGTGACCCCGACGGCGGCCCGCGCCGAGGGGACCGCAGCTACTCGCGGACCTCACGGCCGTGGACGATCAGCGCCCACAGCACGAGCACCTCGATGACCAGCAGCGTGACGGACCACAGCGGGTAGATCGGCATGGCCAGGAAGCTCCCGACCATGGCGATCGCCGTGACGATCACGCCGATCGTTCGGGCGAACACGTTGCCGGCGAGCACGCCGAAGCCCGACGCCAGCACCAGCACGCCGAGGATGAGGTGCACCCAGCCCCACTGGGTGATGTCGAGGTAGACGGTGCCCCGATTCCCCCACACCACCCACTCGTCGTTGAGGAGGGCGATGAGGCCGTAGACCGCATTCAGCGATCCGCCCAGGATCATCATGACGCCGGCGAAGAAGATCCAGCCCACCCAGCCAGTCGGATCGCCCTGTCGAGTCTCTGCCATGTCGACTCCTCTCGGTTGTCCCCCAGCGTCGCCCGGAGCGGCCGCTGACCTCAGTCTGACAGACGGTGTCCGGTCGAACTGATGATGGGCGCACCAGGTCACGCGTCGACGCGGGCGGCCTCGGTGCGGTTCGTCTCGTGGGTCACGGCCGCCACGAACGTGGCGTGGTCGAGCTCGGTCCGGTCGGCGTAGTTGGCGGCGAACTCGGTGAGGGCTTCACCGAGGACCTTGCCGGTCCCGAGGTAGCCCGAGATCATGGCGGCGTCCCCGGTCCGGGCATGGGCCCTGGCAAGGGTGTACCCGCAGAGGCGGGCGTACGACTCGAGGATGGCAGGGTCCATGGCGGCGATGTCGGGAGAGGCCTTCCAGTCCCAGAGCTGGCGGAAGTAGTAGTCGTGGGGGAGCCCGTCCACCCCGATGTGGCGGTCCCAGCCGAGGAAGATGTCACTGGCGGATTGGATCAGCCGCTGCCCCTCGACGACGCGCTGCCCGTGCTGGGCGAACCCGCTCCCGCCGAGGTGGGGCTCCATGACGGAGGCCTCGGCCTCCTTGATCTGGAGGAACAACGGATCACCGGTGTCCTTGCCGATCATGAGTGCCACCCAGCACCGCGTGCCCACGCTGCCCACGCCCACGACCTTGCGGGCGAGGTCCACGAACTCGTACCGGTCGAGCAGGACCCGTCGGTCGGCCTGGAGCGTGCGTCGGTAGTTGTGGAGGACCCCGTGGGCCATGGTCATCAGGACGTGCAGGTCCTGGCCGCCGTCGATGTCGTCGACGCGCACGAGCAGGGGCGGGTCGCTGACGAAGCGGAGCTCGCCGTCGACGACGGTGGTGAGCTTCTTGAAGGCCTTCAGCCGGTCCTTGCCACGGGCCTTCTGGGCGTTCGCCGCCACGCGTTCGTGCATGGCCTCGGTGAGCTCGGCGCCCCACTTGGCCTCGACCTCGGTCGCCGAGACCTTGGCGTACCAGATCTCGAGGTAGCTCATCGGTGCGAACTCCGCCATGGCGCCCGCGTAGGCGGCGACGAGCGCCCGCTGCACCTGCCCGCGCACTCTGCCGTCGAGCCCGTTCTCGCGGGCGGCGATCTCGAAGCTGGCCGACAGGCGCAGCAGGTCCCACTCGAACGGACCGGGCAGGGTCTCGTCGAAGTCGTTGAGGTCGAACACCATCACCCGTTCGGGGGAGGCGAAGCCCCCGAAGTTCGAGAGGTGGGCATCGCCGCAGAGCTGGACGGTGAGGCCGCTGCGGGGCCGCTCGGCGATGTCGGCGGAGAAGACCTTGGCGGCGCCACGGAAGAAGGTGAAGGGCGATACCGCCATCCGCTCGTGACGGACCGGCACCAGTTCCGGGACCCGGGTGAGCTCCTGCTCGGCGAGCTGGGCGACCACATCCACCCGGGCATCCGGTGGGCGCCAGTCGGCGAACGACGACCTCGGGATCCGTTGGCGCAGCGAACGCCCACGGGCCCGTCGCTCGGCCACCGAGAGGCCGGCGTGGAGGTCGGGGAGGATGTTGTGTCCGTCGCCGTGCGCGGAGGTCCTCTGGGTGCTCACCCGGGACATCAGACCACCGGGCACCTTCGTCGGCAAACGCTTCCGGGCGGGACGGGACTCACGGCAGGGACGTGGTCAGGGGACGATCTGGGTCGCGTCCGGTCGGGGGGAGCCGGTGTGCTCGGCGTCCTCGACGATCCCCCGCAGTAGTCCGGGGAACACGAAGCGGTGGAACGGGGCCACCCCCAGCCAGTAGAGGCGGCCGAGGAGCCCGCGAGGGTGGAATCGGGCCAGCTGGTGGACCCGGCTGCCGACGGCGGTGGGTTCCACCCGCCACTCCAACCAGGCGTCGCCGGGCAGCTTCATCTCGGCTCGCAGGCGGAGCAGCGCACCGTCCTCGAGTGCCTCGACGCGCCAGAAGTCGAGCGCGTCGCCCACCCGGAGGCGGTCGGGATCCCGGCGGCCCCGACGCATGCCCACCCCGCCGATGAGCTTGTCGACGACCCCCCGCACGTTCCACAGCCAACCGTTGCTGTGCCAGCCCCGGTCGCCGCCGAGGCGACACAGCGCCGCGAAGACGGCGTCGACGGGGGCGGAGGCGTCGGCGGTGCGAACGTCGGTGAGCACCGTGCCGCCTGCCCAGCTCGGGTCGGTGGGCATGGGTTCGGCCGGAGGGCGACCCTCGAGCTCGGCGCTGTCCCACCGGGTCGTGACCGCACCCTCGTGGATGCGCAGGAGGGCGGCGTCGATGGCCTGGCGGGTCGTGAACAGCGGGCCGGGGAGGAGCTCGGTGATCGCGGGGTCGTGGACGATGACCTCGTTGATCAGCGACGCCACCAGCGGGCGCGACAGCGCGACCGGGAGTGGCGTGACGAGCCCGACCCAGTGCGACGAGAGACGGGGCGAGAGCACGGGGACCGGCACGATCACGCGACGGCGCAGGCCGGCGGCGTCGGCGTAGACGTCCATCATCTCCCGGTAGGAGATGACGTCGGGCCCACCGATCTCGAGGACTCGCCCCGCCGTGCGCGGCTCGCGGAGGCACTCGACCAGGTAGCGGAGCACGTCGCGCACGGCGATGGGCTGGCACCGCGTGTCGACCCAGCGGGGCGTGACCATCGCCGGCAGCACCTCGACGAGGTAGCGCAGCATCTCGAAGCTCGCGCTCCCCGAGCCGATGATGATCGCCGCCCGCAGCTCGGTCACGGGGACGGGGCCGGTGGCGAGGACGCGGCCGACCTCGTGACGGCTGGCGAGGTGCTGGGACAGCTCGGACTCGTCGTCGCCGAGCCCGCCGAGGTAGACGATCCGTCGGACACCGGCGCGGGCGGCCGTGTCGCGGACGTTGCGGGCGGCCGTGGACTCTCGCTCCACCCAGTCGGGCCCGTCACCGATGGTGTGCACCAGGTAGTAGACGGCGGCAGCGCCGTCGAAGGCGCTGCCCAACGGCTCCTCGAGGTCGGCGCGCACGACCTCGACCTGGGCGCCCCACGGGGCGGCGTCGAGCTTGGCCGGGGTGCGGGCCAGGCAGCGGACCCGGTAGCCGCGCTCGAGCAGCTCGGGCACCAGTCGCCCGCCGATGTAGCCCGAGGCGCCCGTCACCACCACGAGCTCGCCGGGTTCGACGGTGCCGGTCTCGGTCATGATCTGACGGTACCCGGTACCCCGGCGAGGCCACCCCGTCCGGAGTCAGGCCGGCTCCGGTGCCTCGTCGAGCGGCGCAGGCGAACGGAGGTGGACCGCGAAGCGCCACCGCGCCGCGGCGAGGAACACCAGCATGAGGACCGCGGTGCCGGTGAAGACCACCTCGCGGCCGTAGGTCTCGTAGACGGCGGCGCCCCCGAGGGCGGCCATCGCCGCGACGGCCAGGCCGGTCGCCCCCAGCAGGCCCTGTCCGGTGGCCAACTGGTCGGCGGGGCTGGCGATCGCCACCGCCACCTGGTTGCCGGGCAGGGTGTAGGCGTCGGCCAGGGCATGCACGCCGGACGCGACGATGAGCACCCAGAGCGGCCCGAACCCGTAGACGGCGGTGCAGGCCGCGGCCACGACGATGCTGACCGACATGACTCGGAGCGGGCCCTTGGCCTGGGCCAGACGCCCGCCCCGCGCGGCGAACAGCACCATCGGCACGGTGAAGAGGCTGAGGGTCACGCCGATGAGCCAGGTCGCCGAGCCGAGGTCGCGCAACAGCAGCGACCACAGGGCTTCGAACATGCCGATGGTCAGGTAGAAGGCGACGGCCGTGCACAGCGCCGACTGCACGGCCGGGCGCACCAGCATCCGGCGGACGGCCCGGTGCGAGGACTCG
Protein-coding sequences here:
- a CDS encoding SDR family oxidoreductase, which gives rise to MTETGTVEPGELVVVTGASGYIGGRLVPELLERGYRVRCLARTPAKLDAAPWGAQVEVVRADLEEPLGSAFDGAAAVYYLVHTIGDGPDWVERESTAARNVRDTAARAGVRRIVYLGGLGDDESELSQHLASRHEVGRVLATGPVPVTELRAAIIIGSGSASFEMLRYLVEVLPAMVTPRWVDTRCQPIAVRDVLRYLVECLREPRTAGRVLEIGGPDVISYREMMDVYADAAGLRRRVIVPVPVLSPRLSSHWVGLVTPLPVALSRPLVASLINEVIVHDPAITELLPGPLFTTRQAIDAALLRIHEGAVTTRWDSAELEGRPPAEPMPTDPSWAGGTVLTDVRTADASAPVDAVFAALCRLGGDRGWHSNGWLWNVRGVVDKLIGGVGMRRGRRDPDRLRVGDALDFWRVEALEDGALLRLRAEMKLPGDAWLEWRVEPTAVGSRVHQLARFHPRGLLGRLYWLGVAPFHRFVFPGLLRGIVEDAEHTGSPRPDATQIVP
- a CDS encoding TM2 domain-containing protein translates to MTDQPTEPTPEDGAAGEPIPFSQVSPEAARASETSPVADTPAPSEPAPVPTPPPTEPIPTPPEPAPVPAPPPTEPIPAPPPIEPIPTPPEPSPVPTPPPTEPIPTATEAVGARGPMAQPPGEPGWWQASDGWWYPPESQPGYSPGYDTAAAGAYAPAAAPATAYTAPAGYPAAAGYVPPGVQPKSRMAAGILGILLGGFGVHRFYLGYTNIGIIQILVTVFTCGLGSIWGLVEGILILVKNENFLTDANGVPLAD
- a CDS encoding MFS transporter, encoding MTDDPKGRVEASRSMPLLFLLTGIMSLGYGSVFTLLADIRDRFGFDDAAVGLIAFAGFATGFASQVVLARYADRGHTALMLRSGVLAAAAGVMWMLVAAELWQWVGARLLLGLGAGTVGPAVRRLVIARDPANVGANLGRQTAFDVGGFVLGPLVAAVAAELFGLRAPFAVLLALYVAAFALLTRLDLRAGTVAESSHRAVRRMLVRPAVQSALCTAVAFYLTIGMFEALWSLLLRDLGSATWLIGVTLSLFTVPMVLFAARGGRLAQAKGPLRVMSVSIVVAAACTAVYGFGPLWVLIVASGVHALADAYTLPGNQVAVAIASPADQLATGQGLLGATGLAVAAMAALGGAAVYETYGREVVFTGTAVLMLVFLAAARWRFAVHLRSPAPLDEAPEPA
- a CDS encoding DUF2252 domain-containing protein codes for the protein MSTQRTSAHGDGHNILPDLHAGLSVAERRARGRSLRQRIPRSSFADWRPPDARVDVVAQLAEQELTRVPELVPVRHERMAVSPFTFFRGAAKVFSADIAERPRSGLTVQLCGDAHLSNFGGFASPERVMVFDLNDFDETLPGPFEWDLLRLSASFEIAARENGLDGRVRGQVQRALVAAYAGAMAEFAPMSYLEIWYAKVSATEVEAKWGAELTEAMHERVAANAQKARGKDRLKAFKKLTTVVDGELRFVSDPPLLVRVDDIDGGQDLHVLMTMAHGVLHNYRRTLQADRRVLLDRYEFVDLARKVVGVGSVGTRCWVALMIGKDTGDPLFLQIKEAEASVMEPHLGGSGFAQHGQRVVEGQRLIQSASDIFLGWDRHIGVDGLPHDYYFRQLWDWKASPDIAAMDPAILESYARLCGYTLARAHARTGDAAMISGYLGTGKVLGEALTEFAANYADRTELDHATFVAAVTHETNRTEAARVDA